The Sardina pilchardus chromosome 19, fSarPil1.1, whole genome shotgun sequence genome window below encodes:
- the tfr1b gene encoding transferrin receptor 1b — translation MAATINQARTSISKMFNGEPRSYTRFNLAQNSDADSSQVEMKLSTDVDDEVGNPEDGQARVTYTQSPLRTYKNICYLALGTLVVFILGYLVGYVSHRKPDVASTSCLTASTVPTVPTVPSKEDQDEGLAVEALPSLSWNDITNLLEQKLSSSAFSTRFSDFSLPRGVGHEAGSDGDIELANKVLGVFKDLNMKSWNDKHIVKLPRPSSDNPNKVLFGTEEIGTPKGYLAYSEVGNATGRVVYANYGELDNLSYFDKKIDLKSSVLLLRAGKISFAEKVANAAKYGAVAVLIYPDPDDHNFVGSTELYGHVHLGSGDPYTPGFPSFEHTQFPPAKSSGLPTILAQTITADMALKIFQKMGGDLAPKNFKGNLVTTYKLGSADNMVTVTVSSTLAEADIHNIFGVIKGSEESDRYVVIGAQRDSWGPGVAKSTVGTTLLVELASAISEMVRKDHLSLRRSLVFASWSAGEYGSVGATEWQEGYLSSLNMRAFTYINLDGVVVGRTKFKASASPLLYDLLKNTLMQVKSPFHAGKTLLDDYTTSRDWETPVLEAMKMDDAAYPFMALSGIPSISFRFCEDKEYPYFGTSLDSLDHLVVSTSSKHAEFAVAAANVAGQMALRLAHDHLLPLDVARSGAEIRKKVIEVNRHVNQFKSTLGLNSTLAQVLSVQWLNSAIGTYGRAARDLQNTIDNSDLEDKEMCRIINDRIIKVEHNLLSPYVSVRDAPFRHILFGSGSHTMEALLDHLNALKQSAPESDEDLFRNQFAWATWTIQSCANDLFGPIWAMDNEI, via the exons ATGGCTGCAACAATCAATCAAGCAAGAACATCCATTTCCAAAATG TTTAATGGAGAGCCCCGTTCGTACACACGCTTCAACTTGGCCCAAAACTCAGACGCTGATAGTAGCCAAGTGGAGATGAAACTGTCAACGGATGTTGACGATGAAGTTGGAAACCCTGAAGATGGCCAAGCTCGCGTCACCTACACACAGAGTCCTCTGCGCACCTACAAGAACATCTGTTACCTGGCCCTGGGCACTTTGGTGGTCTTCATCTTGG GTTATCTTGTTGGTTATGTCAGTCACCGTAAACCAGACGTGGCGTCTACTTCCTGCCTCACTGCCTCCACTGTCCCCACTGTGCCCACTGTGCCATCTAAGGAAGATCAGGATGAAGGACTTGCGGTTGAAGCCCTTCCGAGTTTGAGCTGGAATGACATAACCAACTTACTTGAACAGAAGCTGTCCTCTAGTGCCTTCTCTACCAGATTCAG TGACTTCTCCCTCCCAAGGGGCGTAGGCCATGAGGCAGGAAGTGATGGAGATATCGAGCTTGCTAATAAAGTCTTGGGTGTGTTCAAGGACTTGAACATGAAGTCCTGGAATGATAAGCATATTGTCAAGCTGCCACGTCCATCCAG TGACAACCCAAATAAAGTCCTTTTTGGTACTGAAGAAATCGGAACACCCAAAGGTTACTTGGCTTACAGTGAAGTTGGAAATGCAACG GGCAGAGTGGTGTATGCAAACTATGGTGAACTAGACAATCTCTCCTATTTCGACAAGAAGATAGACCTCAAAAGCAGTGTCCTACTGCTAAGGGCTGGCAAGATCAGTTTTGCAGAAAAG GTTGCCAATGCTGCTAAATATGGTGCAGTGGCAGTACTGATCTACCCTGATCCTGACGACCACAACTTTGTAGGCTCCACAGAACTTTACGGACAT GTCCACTTGGGCTCTGGAGACCCCTACACACCAGGGTTTCCGTCCTTTGAACACACCCAGTTTCCCCCTGCCAAGTCTTCAGGCCTCCCTACTATTTTGGCACAGACAATTACTGCCGATATGGCCCTCAAGATCTTCCA GAAGATGGGAGGTGATCTTGCTCCCAAAAACTTTAAAGGCAACCTGGTTACTACATACAAACTGGGCAGTGCAGATAACATGGTGACTGTGACCGTCAGCAGTACTCTCGCTGAAGCAGACATCCACAACATATTTGGTGTAATCAAGGGAAGCGAGGAGTCAG ATCGTTATGTTGTCATTGGTGCACAGAGGGACTCCTGGGGCCCGGGTGTTGCAAAGTCCACTGTGGGCACCACTCTGTTGGTAGAGCTGGCCAGCGCAATCTCTGAGATGGTTAGAAAAG ACCACCTCAGCCTCAGGAGGAGCCTGGTGTTTGCCAGCTGGAGTGCTGGCGAATATGGAAGCGTTGGAGCCACTGAGTGGCAGGAG GGTTACTTGTCATCTCTGAACATGAGAGCCTTCACCTACATTAATCTGGATGGAGTTGTTGTAG GTCGTACAAAGTTCAAGGCCTCTGCAAGTCCATTGTTATATGACTTACTGAAGAACACTTTGATGCAG GTGAAGAGCCCATTTCACGCTGGCAAAACTCTGCTTGATGATTATACAACTAGTCGGGACTGGGAGACCCCTGT ACTTGAAGCTATGAAAATGGATGATGCTGCATACCCCTTCATGGCTCTTTCTGGCATCCCATCTATTTCATTCCGTTTCTGTGAG GACAAAGAGTACCCGTACTTCGGAACCTCCCTGGACAGTCTTGACCACCTTGTAGTTTCCACAAGCTCCAAGCATGCTGAATTCGCCGTGGCGGCTGCAAATGTGGCGGGTCAGATGGCCCTGCGGCTGGCTCATGACCACCTGCTGCCCTTGGATGTGGCGCGATCCGGAGCCGAGATCAGGAAGAAAGTGATTGAGGTCAACAGACACGTCAACCAATTCAAGAGC ACTCTAGGGTTGAATTCGACTCTGGCTCAGGTTTTGTCTGTCCAATGGCTGAACTCTGCCATCGGCACCTATGGCCGAGCTGCTCGTGATCTCCAGAACACTATCGATAACAGTGACCTGGAAGACAAGGAAATGTGCCGCATCATCAACGACCGCATCATAAAG gtGGAGCATAATCTGCTCTCTCcctatgtgtctgtgagagatgcGCCTTTCCGCCACATACTCTTCGGCTCAGGATCTCACACAATGGAAGCCCTGCTGGACCATCTTAACGCCCTCAAGCAAAGTGCTCCGGAGTCCGATGAGGATCTCTTCCGCAACCAGTTCGCCTGGGCTACCTGGACCATTCAGAGTTGTGCCAACGACCTCTTCGGTCCTATCTGGGCAATGGATAATGAAATCTAA
- the ccl20b gene encoding C-C motif chemokine 20b has product MGSSRLCTLTLLTIIVILNTCILSTESAMCCLSYYKKPIRCQKLKGYTMQDIHTSCDIKAIIFHTVAGKLICANPDMKWTQRRVQCLKVKAAKMSSPVKK; this is encoded by the exons ATGGGAAGCTCCAGGTTATGTACTCTAACCTTACTGACCATCATTGTGATCCTCAACACCTGCATTTTGTCAACAGAATCAG CAATGTGTTGCCTGTCCTACTACAAAAAACCTATCCGGTGTCAGAAGCTGAAAGGCTACACAATGCAGGATATCCACACCTCCTGTGATATTAAAGCCATTAT TTTTCACACTGTTGCAGGAAAGTTAATCTGTGCAAACCCTGATATGAAATGGACCCAGCGTAGAGTTCAGTGTCTGAA GGTGAAAGCAGCAAAAATGTCATCACCGGTCAAAAAATGA